From one Numida meleagris isolate 19003 breed g44 Domestic line unplaced genomic scaffold, NumMel1.0 unplaced_Scaffold422, whole genome shotgun sequence genomic stretch:
- the LOC110391625 gene encoding uncharacterized protein LOC110391625, with translation MAGMSPVTPKCPQGSLMAPRAMAAVSPRVPQWSQSDASCPQDDGSHVPKGPLCPQVSIAVPKRTPAVPNTMAAASPGRVLSCPQGSPVSPSVPTVSPVSPQRWWPPLLRVPGSVRGLRAAAARHRGGLPRRGRRLGRALRGRILGRNTAILEQRRLRFFFPRRRWLFFFLILFLPPNQHFLEGWDGSGADACPKTPSPKPAFLAANWSRRPQNPHFCTQMGAEDSAPFPPQRGGGAPKNPISHSTQRPQNRRVLPHSGQPRIPVFPSFHFFFIFPPFSLFSSSLFPLSPFFFFPFFSPFFFFLPFFPLPSPFFVFFLLFPVPPPHCFLALF, from the exons ATGGCAGGGATGTCCCCAGTGACCCCAAAGTGTCCCCAGGGGTCCTTAATGGCCCCCAGAGCGATGGCAGCTGTGTCCCCAAGGGTCCCCCAGTGGTCCCAAAGTGACGCCAGCTGTCCCCAGGACGATGGCAGCCATGTCCCCAAGggtcccctctgtccccaggtGTCCATAGCTGTCCCCAAAAGGACCCCAG CCGTCCCCAACACGATGGCAGCCGCGTCCCCAGGCAGGGTCCTGAGCTGTCCCCAAGGGTCCCCcgtgtccccaagtgtccccacCGTGTCCCCCGTGTCCCCGCAGCGTTGGTGGCCGCCGTTACTTCGAGTGCCCGGCTCGGTACGGGGCCTTCGTGCGGCCGCAGCGCGTCACCGTGGGGGACTTCCCCGAAGAGGACGACGGCTTGGACGAGCTCTGAGGGGACGGATTTTGGGGCGAAACACCGCGATTTTGGAACAACGCCGCCTCCGCTTCTTCTTTCCTCGCCGGcggtggttgtttttttttttaattttatttttgccccCAAATCAGCACTTTTTGGAGGGGTGGGATGGCAGCGGGGCCGACGCTTGCCCCAAAACGCCCTCCCCAAAACCAGCATTTCTCGCCGCAAACTGGAGCCGGCGGCCCCAAAACCCCCATTTCTGTACCCAAATGGGAGCAGAGGACTCAGCCCCATTTCCACCCCAACGAGGGGGGGGTGCCCCCAAAAATCCCATTTCCCACAGCACCCAGCGGCCCCAAAACCGCCGCGTTCTGCCCCATTCTGGGCAGCCTCGAATCCCCgtgttcccttctttccattttttctttattttccccccattttcccttttttcctcctcccttttccccctttctccctttttcttttttccttttttttccccttttttcttctttctgcctttttttcccctcccttccccttttttcgtttttttccttcttttccctgttccccccccccattGTTTTTTGGCccttttttaa
- the SDHAF1 gene encoding succinate dehydrogenase assembly factor 1, mitochondrial, with the protein MAGGDLRREALALYRALLRAAAARPGFAARIRSEFRRCAAVPARDRLRAELLLRRGRRQLQTLRAPSTVRMGAFGPGSASATTSGSASGATSGFGRPSGSGCSSGSGSPPQ; encoded by the coding sequence ATGGCCGGGGGCGACCTCCGCCGGGAGGCGCTGGCGCTGTACCGCGCTCTgctccgcgccgccgccgcccgcccgggGTTCGCCGCGCGGATCCGCTCCGAGTTCCGCCGCTGCGCTGCGGTACCGGCCCGGGATCGGCTCCGCGCGGAGCTGCTCCTGCGTCGCGGCCGCCGACAGCTGCAGACGCTGCGGGCGCCGAGCACCGTTCGCATGGGCGCTTTTGGCCCAGGATCCGCCTCCGCCACCACTTCCGGCTCCGCGTCCGGCGCCACTTCCGGCTTTGGCAGGCCTTCCGGATCCGGATGCTCTTCCGGTTCCGGGTCACCGCCCCAATAA